One region of Streptococcus parasanguinis genomic DNA includes:
- a CDS encoding thymidylate synthase yields the protein MTKADTIFKDYIRKIMEEGVWSEQARPKYKDGRTANSKYITGAFMEFDLAKGEFPITTLRPIAIKSAIKEMLWIYQDQSNSLDLLEDKYNVHYWNDWEVGDSRTIGQRYGAVVKKHDITNKILKQLEANPWNRRNIISLWDYDAFEETDGLLPCAFQTMFDVRRVDGEIYLDATLTQRSNDMLVAHHINAMQYVALQMMIAKHFGWKVGKFFYFINNLHIYDNQFEQAEELLRREPSDCQPHLVLNVPDGTNFFDIKPEDFELVDYDPVKPQLKFDLAI from the coding sequence ATGACAAAAGCAGATACGATTTTTAAAGACTATATTCGAAAAATCATGGAAGAGGGAGTCTGGTCAGAGCAGGCGCGTCCTAAGTACAAGGATGGTAGAACGGCCAACTCCAAGTACATCACGGGAGCCTTTATGGAATTTGACCTCGCAAAAGGTGAGTTTCCTATCACGACCCTTCGTCCCATCGCGATTAAATCAGCCATCAAAGAGATGCTCTGGATCTACCAGGATCAGTCGAATAGCTTAGACCTGTTAGAAGACAAGTACAATGTCCACTACTGGAATGACTGGGAAGTAGGGGATAGTCGTACTATTGGTCAACGCTATGGTGCTGTGGTCAAAAAGCATGACATTACCAATAAAATCCTCAAACAATTAGAAGCCAATCCTTGGAATCGCCGCAACATTATCTCGCTTTGGGATTATGATGCCTTTGAGGAGACCGACGGACTCTTGCCATGTGCATTTCAAACCATGTTTGACGTGCGGCGCGTGGATGGGGAAATCTATCTAGATGCGACCCTGACCCAGCGTTCGAATGATATGTTGGTGGCCCACCATATCAATGCCATGCAATATGTTGCTCTTCAGATGATGATTGCCAAGCATTTTGGCTGGAAGGTCGGAAAGTTCTTTTACTTCATTAATAACCTTCATATTTATGATAATCAATTTGAACAGGCTGAAGAGTTACTCCGTCGGGAGCCTTCAGATTGTCAGCCGCACTTGGTTTTGAATGTACCAGATGGAACCAATTTCTTTGACATCAAACCAGAAGATTTTGAGTTGGTCGATTATGATCCAGTGAAGCCACAGTTGAAGTTTGATCTTGCGATTTAG